Proteins co-encoded in one Nitratireductor kimnyeongensis genomic window:
- a CDS encoding PAS domain S-box protein produces MASVSYSFVDIAVLDQVRERFAAGDALLILTTALDTVIWANGPGAALIGHGNIDEAIGAESGLSMTTRRQISATPGFPRISGERGVATRLGRGVRSPIVNLSASTIVLPGGEAAILLASKATSTRMREDSYRATAAVQGFDAADQFAALVDENGSIAAASNNFEALGIERDTLRTLVQEVREEKDRLVKRMVEGGGRRRPAAFARLTDDPAWHLLVVVDEQNAPLQQDEHPGPEAVLAAADTASSPTDRTLVEAPLTETPERVSDVDVPEAATDDPQVMKETPPARTAAHVTEECASSAPVERPRGTVRFAWRTDAEGRFTALSDAFAEAVGPAAADVMGRRFREVSNAFGLDPEGRISALLERRDTWSGRTVMWPIEGTDLKVPVDLAALPIYGRGRIFEGFHGFGLARMNDAVTDPEGIGLVLAPGGALPSRDETEFTATEPAAPEERLESQPHDVEDPATEPTQPPAGSDPAGSDAEVEIPATPQPSQETDGPPSEQVKIIRLAEHRTPLTSEGGLSPTEATAFREIGARLRQENHPEDEVGKRDTIANDTSSQVREQALESASDEPASAADSARSEDASPAEQEPEAAATDDRTDLPAMEADDPVPAPTASPAIVPSAFYSMPAGSDENSPGLLAGLPLPILIHAGDRLHYANKAFFDLTGYADLKALEESGGLDVLFPESYEASQAPADTQALTIRTAQGDEHDVHAHLQSVPWRDGKALLLALQPIENEMNGAAITAETGAADTQAEAVNDAELEAQTAELQMHLAEMRAIVDTATDGVVIIDNDGNVRSTNRPAEALFGFDAQDVTGKPFTALFAIESQGAVRAHLESLSDNGVASVLNDGLEVIGREAQGRFIPLFMTIGRLPHSSGFCAVLRDVTQWKRAAEELTQARAEAERASSQKTEFLARVSHEVRTPLNAIIGFSELMLDEKFGPIGNDRYRDYLQDINRSGNHVLDLVNDLLDISKIEAGEQEMHYEAVSLNDVLGETVAMMQPQANRERVIIRSSFASNLPDVVADPRSVRQIALNLLSNAVRYTPAGGQVIISTAYSADGSVIMRVRDTGIGMSPAEVEEALKPFKQINSLKRKRGDGTGLGLPLTRAMVEANRAAFAINSVPGEGTLVEVSFPPTRVLAD; encoded by the coding sequence GCGCTCGACACTGTGATCTGGGCGAACGGCCCCGGCGCGGCGCTGATCGGCCATGGCAACATCGATGAGGCCATTGGCGCCGAGAGCGGCCTGTCCATGACAACCCGGCGCCAGATTTCCGCCACGCCGGGCTTTCCGAGAATTTCCGGGGAACGCGGTGTCGCCACCCGACTTGGACGCGGTGTCAGATCTCCGATCGTCAATCTGAGTGCATCGACGATTGTGTTGCCCGGCGGCGAGGCGGCTATATTGCTCGCATCCAAGGCGACTTCGACGCGCATGCGCGAGGACAGCTATCGCGCAACAGCCGCGGTCCAGGGCTTCGACGCAGCTGACCAGTTTGCCGCCCTTGTGGACGAGAATGGCTCCATTGCAGCGGCTTCCAACAATTTTGAAGCGCTGGGCATCGAACGCGACACGCTGCGCACGCTGGTCCAAGAAGTGCGCGAAGAGAAGGACCGGTTGGTCAAGCGCATGGTAGAAGGTGGGGGGCGCCGCCGTCCCGCTGCCTTCGCAAGGCTGACTGACGACCCCGCCTGGCATCTGCTCGTGGTGGTCGACGAGCAGAACGCGCCGCTCCAGCAAGACGAGCATCCGGGCCCGGAGGCGGTTCTCGCGGCCGCAGACACCGCATCGTCACCGACGGATCGAACGCTTGTCGAGGCCCCGCTGACCGAGACGCCCGAGCGTGTTTCAGACGTGGACGTCCCGGAAGCCGCGACAGACGACCCGCAGGTCATGAAGGAAACCCCACCTGCCCGAACCGCTGCACATGTTACGGAAGAATGCGCCTCATCGGCTCCGGTAGAGCGCCCCAGAGGCACTGTCCGCTTTGCCTGGCGTACCGACGCGGAGGGCCGCTTTACCGCGTTGTCCGATGCTTTCGCCGAGGCCGTCGGCCCAGCGGCAGCCGATGTTATGGGTCGCCGGTTCCGCGAAGTGTCCAACGCGTTCGGACTTGATCCCGAAGGCCGTATTTCGGCGCTGTTGGAGCGTCGTGACACGTGGTCCGGTCGCACGGTCATGTGGCCTATCGAAGGAACTGATCTGAAGGTTCCCGTCGATCTTGCCGCCCTTCCCATTTATGGCCGAGGCCGTATTTTCGAAGGCTTTCACGGATTCGGTCTGGCGCGTATGAACGACGCTGTGACAGACCCCGAGGGCATCGGTCTCGTGCTCGCACCCGGCGGCGCCCTGCCCTCGCGCGATGAGACGGAATTTACAGCGACTGAGCCTGCCGCGCCGGAGGAGCGCCTGGAATCCCAGCCGCACGATGTGGAGGACCCGGCGACGGAACCGACACAACCGCCAGCCGGTTCAGATCCAGCCGGTTCAGATGCGGAAGTCGAAATCCCCGCAACGCCCCAGCCTTCTCAGGAAACAGACGGCCCCCCATCCGAGCAGGTCAAGATCATCCGCCTTGCGGAGCACCGCACCCCGCTGACCTCTGAAGGCGGTCTCTCTCCGACGGAAGCAACCGCCTTCCGTGAGATCGGAGCGCGTCTGCGCCAGGAGAATCATCCGGAAGACGAAGTGGGGAAGCGCGATACGATCGCAAACGATACATCCTCGCAGGTGCGTGAACAGGCGTTGGAAAGCGCATCGGACGAGCCGGCTTCTGCCGCTGACAGTGCGCGCAGTGAAGACGCATCACCAGCTGAGCAAGAGCCCGAGGCAGCGGCGACCGATGATCGAACCGATCTGCCGGCCATGGAGGCCGACGATCCGGTGCCTGCTCCAACGGCGTCACCGGCAATCGTACCCTCGGCATTTTACAGCATGCCCGCAGGCAGCGACGAGAACAGCCCCGGTTTGCTGGCCGGGCTACCGTTGCCGATCCTCATTCATGCGGGAGACAGGCTCCATTACGCCAACAAGGCGTTTTTTGATCTGACCGGCTATGCGGATTTGAAAGCGCTTGAGGAAAGCGGCGGCCTCGACGTGCTTTTTCCGGAAAGCTACGAGGCTTCGCAAGCTCCCGCCGATACCCAAGCGTTGACGATCCGCACCGCCCAAGGGGACGAGCACGACGTTCATGCGCATCTGCAATCCGTTCCCTGGCGCGATGGTAAGGCGCTTCTTCTGGCACTGCAGCCTATCGAAAACGAGATGAACGGCGCTGCCATAACAGCAGAGACCGGCGCTGCTGATACCCAGGCCGAAGCGGTGAACGACGCCGAACTGGAGGCGCAGACCGCCGAGCTCCAGATGCATCTGGCCGAGATGCGCGCGATTGTCGACACCGCGACAGACGGTGTGGTTATCATCGACAATGACGGCAATGTCCGTTCGACCAACCGGCCGGCGGAAGCTCTTTTCGGCTTCGACGCCCAGGACGTGACCGGCAAACCCTTTACCGCATTGTTTGCCATTGAAAGCCAGGGAGCGGTGCGCGCCCATCTGGAAAGCCTTTCCGACAACGGCGTCGCCAGCGTGCTCAATGATGGCCTTGAGGTCATCGGACGCGAGGCTCAGGGGCGCTTCATTCCGCTCTTCATGACGATCGGACGCCTTCCTCACAGCAGCGGGTTCTGCGCCGTTCTCCGCGACGTCACACAGTGGAAGCGCGCGGCCGAGGAATTGACGCAGGCGCGCGCCGAAGCCGAACGCGCCTCCTCGCAGAAAACCGAATTTCTGGCCCGCGTCAGCCATGAGGTTCGCACACCGCTGAACGCGATTATCGGCTTTTCCGAGTTGATGCTCGATGAAAAATTCGGCCCCATCGGCAATGACCGCTATCGCGACTACCTGCAGGACATCAACCGTTCGGGCAATCACGTGCTCGATCTCGTCAACGATCTGCTCGACATTTCCAAGATCGAAGCCGGTGAGCAGGAGATGCACTACGAAGCCGTGTCCCTGAATGATGTCCTGGGCGAAACCGTCGCCATGATGCAGCCGCAGGCCAATCGCGAGCGCGTCATCATTCGTTCGAGCTTCGCTTCCAATCTGCCGGATGTGGTCGCCGATCCGCGCAGCGTTCGCCAGATCGCGCTCAATCTTCTGTCCAATGCGGTGCGCTATACGCCCGCCGGCGGACAAGTGATCATATCGACGGCCTATAGCGCGGACGGCTCGGTCATCATGCGCGTGCGCGACACCGGCATCGGCATGAGCCCAGCAGAGGTCGAGGAAGCGCTGAAACCTTTCAAGCAAATCAACAGCTTGAAGCGTAAGCGCGGGGATGGAACGGGTCTTGGCCTGCCACTGACCCGAGCCATGGTGGAAGCCAATCGTGCAGCCTTTGCCATCAACTCGGTTCCGGGCGAAGGAACGCTGGTTGAGGTTTCCTTCCCACCGACGCGCGTTCTCGCCGACTAA